A genomic window from Gossypium hirsutum isolate 1008001.06 chromosome D12, Gossypium_hirsutum_v2.1, whole genome shotgun sequence includes:
- the LOC107947119 gene encoding mitochondrial inner membrane protein OXA1: MAFSRSLSSRATLIARRYQPSFAYIFHDDDRKTHPSTEPQSTQKPGNFGQQRSFGTGFSNSSSGLCGVLFHDRRCSQLAFLPGTGVSFGRFMSTKVNDGAKEVELMTDVAEAFKDTAIEAVTSQVPAVNEVAVAAADCWLPVATLQYVIDAVHSFTGFNWWASIVVTTLLIRSATVPLLINQLKATTKMTLMRPRLEEVKERMSSKGSDALSMAEGQNEMQKLFKEYGVTPFTPLKGIFIQGPIFVSFFLAISTMAEKMESFKSGGAYWFTDLSTPDSLYIFPVMTALTFLLTVECNMQEGMEGNPAAATIKNVSRVFAVLTVPFTMSFPKAIFCYWITSNIFSLGYGLVLKAPGMKKALGVPEIPKQPVVTTPQPSIDLYTALKQTLKQAKTASQQSTSLPIEPTKVANQITSSSSSSSSTINQRLRNLEKQVKGRKKNKKR; encoded by the exons ATGGCGTTTAGCCGTAGCCTTTCCAGTAGAGCAACCCTAATAGCTAGACGGTATCAACCATCGTTTGCCTACATTTTCCATGATGATGACCGTAAGACTCATCCTTCTACCGAGCCTCAATCTACACAAAAGCCTGGTAATTTTGGTCAACAAAGATCTTTTGGAACTGGGTTTAGTAATTCATCCTCGGGGCTTTGTGGTGTATTGTTCCATGATAGAAGATGTTCCCAACTAGCCTTTCTCCCTGGCACTGGTGTCTCTTTTGGTCGGTTTATGTCGACTAAGGTTAATGATGGGGCGAAAGAGGTCGAGCTTATGACTgatgttgcggaagcttttaaggATACTGCCATTGAAGCTGTGACTTCGCAGGTTCCTGCTGTGAATGAGGTTGCCGTTGCTGCTGCTGATTGTTGGTTACCAGTTGCTACATTGCAGTATGTTATTGATGCGGTTCATTCTTTTACAGGCTTCAACTG GTGGGCTTCCATAGTAGTGACAACGCTTTTGATTCGAAGTGCAACTGTTCCACTTTTGATAAATCAACTTAAAGCTACCACAAAAATGACG CTAATGAGGCCACGCTTGGAGGAAGTCAAGGAGCGGATGTCAAGCAAG GGTAGTGATGCCTTGTCAATGGCTGAAGGTCAAAATGAAATGCAAAAGCTTTTCAAGGA ATATGGCGTGACTCCATTTACTCCGCTGAAAGGGATTTTTATTCAGGGTCCCATCTTTGTCAGCTTTTTCTTGGCT ATTTCAACAATGGCTGAGAAAATGGAATCATTTAAATCCGGTGGAGCATATTGGTTTACAGATCTCTCTACTCCAGATAGTTTATACATCTTTCCGGTTATGACAGCGCTAACTTTTTTGTTAACTGTGGAG TGTAACATGCAAGAAGGCATGGAAGGGAATCCTGCTGCTGCAACTATAAAAAATGTTTCTCGGGTCTTTGCTGTTCTTACAGTTCCATTTACCATGAGTTTCCCGAAG GCCATATTTTGTTATTGGATCACATCGAATATATTTTCCCTTGGATATGGATTAG TGCTTAAGGCTCCTGGAATGAAGAAGGCTTTAGGTGTTCCGGAAATACCGAAGCAACCGGTTGTTACTACACCACAGCCTTCTATTGATCTGTATACGGCTCTCAAACAAACTCTCAAACAAGCCAAAACCGCATCACAGCAGTCTACCTCGTTGCCCATTGAACCAACAAAAGTTGCGAATCAAATAAcatcatcttcatcttcttcgtCTTCGACCATCAATCAGAGGCTTAGAAATTTAGAGAAACAAGTAAAAGGAAGGAAGAAAAACAAGAAGAGGTGA
- the LOC107947120 gene encoding RING-H2 finger protein ATL22 isoform X1 has translation MALTEIVFFSIFLMFTLQPSTSVEVCPVLCGTQLIRFPFRLNTQSGRCGYPRLDLSCKNEAHAILTLPFSGGFTVVNIDYTFQNIWIEDPDSCAPRRILQGLNLAGTPFDLLEPRSYTFFNCSSASSTVPKLAEAKLISCLSGKDFSVVAIPTERLDLPASLSTSCSEMAKVLLPLSLSDWSDPGDGFILTWNEPDCKLCESRAGTCMFKNDTGTDVGCSGGFNDGLTRSTKLAIVFGVGVPFSFILGLVIYLRGKVEDHQNLNLTASSVMVVKGLDGQILESYPITLLGESRRLTRPSDNICSICLSEYHAKEILRTIPDCNHYFHAACIDEWLKLNVVCPLCCSSPKLISNITSSRYLISP, from the exons ATGGCTCTCACTGAAATtgtcttcttctccatctttctaATGTTCACTCTTCAACCATCGACAAGTGTTGAAGTTTGCCCTGTTTTGTGTGGGACTCAATTGATTCGCTTTCCTTTCCGCCTCAACACCCAGTCGGGTCGATGCGGGTATCCCCGGTTAGACCTCTCGTGTAAAAACGAAGCACATGCCATCCTCACGCTTCCGTTTTCCGGCGGCTTCACCGTCGTAAACATCGACTATACCTTCCAAAACATATGGATCGAAGACCCGGATTCTTGTGCCCCAAGACGTATTCTTCAGGGACTTAATCTAGCCGGCACTCCTTTCGATTTGCTAGAGCCTCGAAGCTACACGTTTTTCAATTGCTCCTCTGCTTCATCGACTGTACCAAAACTGGCTGAAGCAAAACTCATCTCTTGTCTTAGCGGCAAGGATTTTTCGGTCGTGGCTATACCAACGGAACGGCTTGATTTGCCTGCATCATTGTCGACATCGTGTTCGGAGATGGCAAAGGTTTTGCTTCCACTTTCGTTGTCTGATTGGTCGGATCCTGGAGATGGTTTCATATTGACATGGAATGAACCTGATTGCAAGTTGTGCGAAAGCAGGGCTGGGACTTGCATGTTCAAGAATGATACGGGAACGGATGTCGGATGCTCCGGCGGGTTTAATGATG GTCTTACAAGGAGTACTAAATTAGCCATAGTGTTTGGTGTGGGAGTACCCTTCTCGTTCATCCTCGGCCTTGTAATTTACCTCCGTGGCAAGGTCGAGGATCATCAAAATCTGAACTTGACTGCATCTTCGGTCATGGTTGTCAAAGGTCTTGATGGGCAAATCCTCGAATCATATCCGATAACGTTGTTAGGTGAAAGTCGACGATTAACACGGCCGAGTGATAATATTTGCTCTATTTGTCTTAGTGAATATCACGCTAAAGAGATATTACGAACTATTCCAGACTGCAACCATTACTTCCATGCCGCTTGTATTGATGAGTGGTTGAAATTAAATGTTGTGTGTCCTTTATGTTGTAGTTCTCCGAAACTTATTTCGAATATTACCTCATCTAGGTATTTAATATCACCATAA
- the LOC107947120 gene encoding RING-H2 finger protein ATL22 isoform X2: MALTEIVFFSIFLMFTLQPSTSVEVCPVLCGTQLIRFPFRLNTQSGRCGYPRLDLSCKNEAHAILTLPFSGGFTVVNIDYTFQNIWIEDPDSCAPRRILQGLNLAGTPFDLLEPRSYTFFNCSSASSTVPKLAEAKLISCLSGKDFSVVAIPTERLDLPASLSTSCSEMAKVLLPLSLSDWSDPGDGFILTWNEPDCKLCESRAGTCMFKNDTGTDVGCSGGFNDVNKDENWVYVITEAIFNLLLRSPSIN, from the exons ATGGCTCTCACTGAAATtgtcttcttctccatctttctaATGTTCACTCTTCAACCATCGACAAGTGTTGAAGTTTGCCCTGTTTTGTGTGGGACTCAATTGATTCGCTTTCCTTTCCGCCTCAACACCCAGTCGGGTCGATGCGGGTATCCCCGGTTAGACCTCTCGTGTAAAAACGAAGCACATGCCATCCTCACGCTTCCGTTTTCCGGCGGCTTCACCGTCGTAAACATCGACTATACCTTCCAAAACATATGGATCGAAGACCCGGATTCTTGTGCCCCAAGACGTATTCTTCAGGGACTTAATCTAGCCGGCACTCCTTTCGATTTGCTAGAGCCTCGAAGCTACACGTTTTTCAATTGCTCCTCTGCTTCATCGACTGTACCAAAACTGGCTGAAGCAAAACTCATCTCTTGTCTTAGCGGCAAGGATTTTTCGGTCGTGGCTATACCAACGGAACGGCTTGATTTGCCTGCATCATTGTCGACATCGTGTTCGGAGATGGCAAAGGTTTTGCTTCCACTTTCGTTGTCTGATTGGTCGGATCCTGGAGATGGTTTCATATTGACATGGAATGAACCTGATTGCAAGTTGTGCGAAAGCAGGGCTGGGACTTGCATGTTCAAGAATGATACGGGAACGGATGTCGGATGCTCCGGCGGGTTTAATGATG TGAACAAAGACGAGAATTGGGTATACGTGATTACAGAAGCAATTTTCAATTTGCTATTGAGGTCTCCATCTATTAATTGA
- the LOC121224336 gene encoding putative E3 ubiquitin-protein ligase UBR7 isoform X1 — MAADLDDDGEQTVSINEYLESIEEEELEADLVLGGDEGDECTYSKGYMKRQAIFSCLTCTPEGNAGICTACCLSCHDGHEVLELWTKRNFRCDCGNSKFREFSCKLSPNKDVENVENSYNHNFKGLYCTCNRPYPDPDLQEQEEMIQCCMCEDWFHEEHISLGSPNEIPRDEEGEPLYEDFICKACSAVCSFLTLYPKTIRATGKQPVASVATGKDKSVLEDIPPKDEPGKLDNDVCSDTVQNNLVADMNHDSVSDDKKFVVGESSQNNDSSSLSQSIANSNGTCILGVDWMAASIDSESRPLFLSKNWRDVLCRCDKCLDMYKQKHISYLLDKEDSIAEYEKNAKQKREEKLQEREGAELNFFNNLGHIEKMEILNGIADFKDEFRSFLGSVDPSKAITAADVNQIFENLKNKRRRV, encoded by the exons ATGGCTGCCGATCTCGACGACGATGGTGAACAGACTGTGTCAATCAACGAGTATCTTGAGAGTATCGAAGAAGAAGAGTTG GAGGCTGATTTGGTTTTGGGTGGAGATGAGGGCGATGAGTGTACCTATTCTAAAGGTTACATGAAGAGACAGGCAATTTTCTCATGCCTGACATGCACCCCTGAGGGGAATGCTGGAATTTGTACGGCTTGCTGCTTGTCTTGCCATGATGGCCATGAG GTTTTGGAGCTCTGGACCAAGAGAAATTTTAGATGTGATTGTGGAAATTCAAAATTCAGAGAGTTCTCATGCAAGCTTTCCCCAAATAAAGATGTAGAGAATGTAGAGAATTCATATAATCACAACTTCAAAGGTTTATACTGTACTTGCAATCGCCCCTATCCAGATCCAGATCTCCAGGAGCAAGAAGAAATGATACAGTGCTGTATGTGTGAGGACTGGTTTCATGAGGAGCATATTAGTCTCGGTTCCCCCAATGAG ATTCCTAGAGATGAGGAAGGGGAGCCTCTATATGAGGATTTCATATGCAAGGCATGCTCAGCGGTTTGTTCTTTTCTGACTCTATATCCTAAAACCATACGGGCAACGGGGAAACAACCTGTTGCTTCTGTTGCAACTGGCAAGGATAAAAGTGTGCTGGAAGACATCCCTCCTAAAGATGAACCTGGGAAACTTGACAATGATGTGTGCTCTGACACTGTCCAAAATAATTTGGTTGCTGATATGAATCATGACTCTGTATCTGATGACAAGAAGTTTGTTGTTGGTGAAAGCTCTCAGAACAATGATAGCTCAAGTCTGTCCCAAAGCATTGCCAATTCAAATGGTACTTGTATTCTTGGAGTAGACTGGATGGCTGCATCAATTGATTCAGAAAGTAGACCCCTCTTTCTTTCTAAGAATTGGAGAGATGTCCTCTGCAGATGTGACAAGTGCTTAGATATGTACAAGCAGAAACATATCAGTTATCTACTTGACAAGGAAGATTCAATAGCAGAGTATGAAAAAAATGCAAAGCAAAAGAGGGAAGAGAAGTTGCAGGAAAGGGAAGGTGCTGAATTAAATTTCTTTAACAATCTTGGTCATATAGAAAAAATGGAGATTCTGAATGGCATTGCAGACTTCAAAGATGAGTTCCGGTCTTTCCTG GGGTCAGTTGATCCTTCAAAGGCAATCACAGCAGCTGATGTCAACCAGATTTTCGAGAACCTTAAAAACAAGCG
- the LOC121224336 gene encoding putative E3 ubiquitin-protein ligase UBR7 isoform X2 produces the protein MAADLDDDGEQTVSINEYLESIEEEELADLVLGGDEGDECTYSKGYMKRQAIFSCLTCTPEGNAGICTACCLSCHDGHEVLELWTKRNFRCDCGNSKFREFSCKLSPNKDVENVENSYNHNFKGLYCTCNRPYPDPDLQEQEEMIQCCMCEDWFHEEHISLGSPNEIPRDEEGEPLYEDFICKACSAVCSFLTLYPKTIRATGKQPVASVATGKDKSVLEDIPPKDEPGKLDNDVCSDTVQNNLVADMNHDSVSDDKKFVVGESSQNNDSSSLSQSIANSNGTCILGVDWMAASIDSESRPLFLSKNWRDVLCRCDKCLDMYKQKHISYLLDKEDSIAEYEKNAKQKREEKLQEREGAELNFFNNLGHIEKMEILNGIADFKDEFRSFLGSVDPSKAITAADVNQIFENLKNKRRRV, from the exons ATGGCTGCCGATCTCGACGACGATGGTGAACAGACTGTGTCAATCAACGAGTATCTTGAGAGTATCGAAGAAGAAGAGTTG GCTGATTTGGTTTTGGGTGGAGATGAGGGCGATGAGTGTACCTATTCTAAAGGTTACATGAAGAGACAGGCAATTTTCTCATGCCTGACATGCACCCCTGAGGGGAATGCTGGAATTTGTACGGCTTGCTGCTTGTCTTGCCATGATGGCCATGAG GTTTTGGAGCTCTGGACCAAGAGAAATTTTAGATGTGATTGTGGAAATTCAAAATTCAGAGAGTTCTCATGCAAGCTTTCCCCAAATAAAGATGTAGAGAATGTAGAGAATTCATATAATCACAACTTCAAAGGTTTATACTGTACTTGCAATCGCCCCTATCCAGATCCAGATCTCCAGGAGCAAGAAGAAATGATACAGTGCTGTATGTGTGAGGACTGGTTTCATGAGGAGCATATTAGTCTCGGTTCCCCCAATGAG ATTCCTAGAGATGAGGAAGGGGAGCCTCTATATGAGGATTTCATATGCAAGGCATGCTCAGCGGTTTGTTCTTTTCTGACTCTATATCCTAAAACCATACGGGCAACGGGGAAACAACCTGTTGCTTCTGTTGCAACTGGCAAGGATAAAAGTGTGCTGGAAGACATCCCTCCTAAAGATGAACCTGGGAAACTTGACAATGATGTGTGCTCTGACACTGTCCAAAATAATTTGGTTGCTGATATGAATCATGACTCTGTATCTGATGACAAGAAGTTTGTTGTTGGTGAAAGCTCTCAGAACAATGATAGCTCAAGTCTGTCCCAAAGCATTGCCAATTCAAATGGTACTTGTATTCTTGGAGTAGACTGGATGGCTGCATCAATTGATTCAGAAAGTAGACCCCTCTTTCTTTCTAAGAATTGGAGAGATGTCCTCTGCAGATGTGACAAGTGCTTAGATATGTACAAGCAGAAACATATCAGTTATCTACTTGACAAGGAAGATTCAATAGCAGAGTATGAAAAAAATGCAAAGCAAAAGAGGGAAGAGAAGTTGCAGGAAAGGGAAGGTGCTGAATTAAATTTCTTTAACAATCTTGGTCATATAGAAAAAATGGAGATTCTGAATGGCATTGCAGACTTCAAAGATGAGTTCCGGTCTTTCCTG GGGTCAGTTGATCCTTCAAAGGCAATCACAGCAGCTGATGTCAACCAGATTTTCGAGAACCTTAAAAACAAGCG